TCCGGCGGGACGATCTCCTCGGTCACCGACACCTGGGGAAGCTCCAGCGTGGTGCGCTCCGAGACAGGGGCCTCCTGCGTGACCTTCGGCACCTCGTCCACCGCCGTGTCATCATCGTCGGCATCGGGAGGGGGGCCGTGGCCGACGGTCGGCACCTGCACGGTGGGCGGCCCGAGCGCGGGCAGCTCCGTGGTGGGCACGGGCGGGGGTAGCGAGTTGGGACGCGGGGCCGCCGTGGCCAGCTCGGCGGTGAGGCTGAAGGGCACCTGTTGCCGGGCCTTGGAGCGGCCGGGCCCCTGCGTGGCGGGCCGCACCGCCGCCGGCCGCGGACGCGAGGAGAGCGCCGCGGTGAAGTCGGAGAGGAACTCGCCCGCGGACTTCGGACGCGCGAGCGGGTTGGCGTTGGTGGCGCGCCGGTAGAGGGCCTCGATGCCCGAGGGGAGATCGGCCTCGTAGGCGAGCAGCTCGGACACCTCGCCCTCCTCGGGCGTCTGCCCCGTGAGCATCTCGCCCACGATGATGCCCAGCGCATAGAGGTCCATGCGCGTGTCCAGCTCTCCCCCCTCGAAGTACTCGGGAGCCAGGTAGCACCCCACCTTCCACGCCTTCTGGGCCTGGATGTAGGGCAGGCGCGGGATGCCCAGGGCCAGACCGTAGTCCGTCACCTTGAGCTGATCCGACAGCAGGAAGATGTTCTCCGGCTTGAGGTCCGAGTGCGGCCCGTAGCGGTGGGCGCTGTCCAGTGCCTCGGCGAGCTGCACCAGCAGCGCCTCCACCTCCTTGAGCGAGAAGCGCTGCCCCTGGGACACGCGCTGCTCGATCTTGCGCCGCAGCGTCGTGCCCTCCTCCAGCAGCTGCGTGGTGAAGAAGGGCCGGTTGCGATCCTCGCCCTCTTCGTACACGCGCATGTGGTGCGGATGGGTGAGCTTCTTGCCCGCGCGCAGCGCGAGCGAGAACTGGGTGCGCTCCTCCTGCATCTGCACCAGGCGGGGGTTGATGATCTTGAGCGCGACCTCGACGTCCATCTCCAGGTCCTGCGCGCGGAACACATGGCCCACCGGGCCCGGGCCGATCACCTCGCGAATGGCGTAGCGCCGGGCGAAGGTGTCACCGGGCTTGTAGGGGGCTTCCACCGTCGCCGTGCGACGACGCGGAGCCGCTCCCGCCGAGGCCCCCGCGAGCTTCAGCCCACAGGTGGTGCAGGACGCGCTGTTGTCGGGGACAGGGCTGCCGCAGCGTTGACAGAGCAAAACGGTTCAACTCCGGGGGAGGTGGAGGGCAGGTGGGGAGAGGGGGGGTCCTCCCGGTTTACCCGGAGATCTCTTACCGCGCCGCGACAAGGGGGAGCAAGGAAGGCCGCCGTCAGCGGCCCGTGGAGCCGAAGCCGCCCGCACCGCGCTCGGTGGAGTCCAAGACTTCCCATTCCACGAGAGAAACGCGAGACACGGGCGCCACCACGAGCTGCGCGATGCGCTCGCCTCGCTTCACGGTGAAGGGGTGCGAGGAGAGGTTCACCAGCACCACCTGCACCTCCCCCCGGTAGTCCGCGTCCACCGTGCCGGGCGAGTTCAACAGGGTGAGGCCATGGCGCAGCGCGAGTCCCGAGCGGGGCCGCAGCTGCGCCTCGAACCCCGGAGGCAGCGCCAGGGCCAGGCCGGTGGGAATGGCCGCCCGCTCGAGCGGCCCGAGCGTCAACTCGCCCTCGATGTCCGCACGCAGGTCCATCCCGGCGGCGAGCGCCGTCTCGTAGCGAGGCAGGGGCAGGGGCTCCGGATGGGTCCGCACCCGGCGAACCCGCACGACGATCGGCGAGGTCATCGGCGACGCTGTAACACGCCCCCCCGAGCAAGCGAGTTCCAGGAGCGGGGCGCACGAGAACTTGCGCGGGAGCGCCGTCAGGGCTCGCCCGCCGTCCCCGCGAGCGGTGGCGGTCGGGAGCGGGTGCGAAAGCGCAGGGGATCCACCGGCTGGGAGGACAGGGCGAGTTGATAGTGCAGGTGCGGCCCGGTGGAGCGTCCGGTGTTGCCCGAGCGGGCGACGAGCGCGCCACGCGCCACCCGCTCCCCCGGACGCACCAGCAGCTCCGAGTTGTGGCAGTAGGCCGTCGTCACCCCGCGCCCATGGTCGATGATGAGCACGCGGCCATTCACGGCGTCCTCGCTCGCGCGGCGCACCCTGCCCTCGGCCACCGCGAGCACCTCGGAGCCCTCGCGCACGACGAGGTCCACCCCCGTGTGCAGCTTGCGCGTGCCCAGCACGGGGTGGAGGCGATAGCCGAAGGGACTGGAGACGGGAGTGTGCTCGGGCACGGGCCAGGCGAGCCCGAACGCCGTGGCGAGCGCGAGCGCCTGGGCCGCGGCCCCCGTGGCCGCCTCGAGCCCCGAGGGCCAGTGCCGGGCGAGGTGTTCCAGGCTCGGCGTGCCGCCCTCGGCCGTCACCCGCGCCAGCGCGTAGCGGGTGGGGATGGGGCCCGCGAAGAGGGCGGCGAGACGAACCTCCTCCTCGGGGAACTCCGGGGCCAGGGCCTCGAGCAACCGCCGGGCGGCCTCGGGACCCTTGGCCTCATCCAGCAGCGCGCCGGGAGCGAGCCCCAGCTCACCCGCGAGCGCATGGACGGGCGCGCGGGCCTCGGCGGCAAGGCCCTTGAGCGCGAGGAAGGTGCCCTGGGCGAGCGGAGGAGCCCCGGAGACGAGCACGGGAGCAGCGCCCACGAGGGGCGGCAGGGGACTGGCCGGGGAGCCGGGAGGAAACCGGGGCACCACGGCGCCTCCCGTGCCCTCGTAGTAGGAGAGCAGGGGCCGGGCGGTGCTCGAGCGGCCGAGCGCCCAGGCCGTGCCACGCCGGACGAGGGCACCCGCGGGCGTGTGGTGCCAGGCGGTCCATAGACAGAGGACGGCCAGGGAGAAGTCGAGCAGGCCGCGGGTGGGGCGCGAGAACATGGGCGGGGCCGCTCCTCAGCGCAGGAAGGAGTGCAAGGGTGTGGCGTCGAGGGCGGCGGCGATCGCCAGGGGCACCACCACCGCGGAGCCGGGCAGCCCATGGCAGAGGGCGCGAAGGAAGCCACGCGCATGTTCCGCGGAGGCCGCGTCGGCGTGCTGGAGGTTGCGGAGCACCGCGCGCGCGCCCAACCGCCACAGCAGCCCCCCGAGCGCCGCGAGCGCGAGGAGCCGGGCGACCCCATCCGCCACCGGCTCGCCCAGCAGCTCGCGCCACGAGAGGTACACGGTCCCCTGGACGAGCCGTGCCACGACGCAGGCACCGGCCCCGACGACGAGCGCGGTGGCCAGGGGGCGGCTCCACCGCAGGGTGGTGGGGGCGCGCAGGCAGCGCCGGAGCACCCCGCGCCACGTGTCCCCCGTCGAGGCGGAAGGTCCCTCGCGGTAGCCGAGCGCGGGCAGCGCGAGCACCCCGTCCGCGGAGAGCTCCCAGACGAGGGCGAGGACGCGCGCGAGCAGCGTGCGGCGCTCCAGGGAGAGCAGGTCCACGAGGGGCTCGGTGAGGGGATGGCGGCTGACGAGCTGATCGAACGCGGCATCGAACCCATCCACCAGGGTCAGCAGCCGATCATCGAGCGTATCCGCCGCCGCGTGGACGCCCACGGCGATGAGCGCCAGCAGGCCCAGCGGCATGAAGGCCCACCGGAAGAGGCCGAGGAAGCGTGAGAACGCGGTCAACGAGACCTGGGACACAGGACGCTCCGGACGAGGGGCCCACGCATCAACGCACCAGCCCCGCCGAAAGGTTTGTCCCACCAACGGCGCCCGCAAAACAAGACGCCCTCCCCCGCCGGAGCGGAGAGAGGGCGTCTGTCACCTCACGCCACCCCGCGGTGGACGCGGGGCGGAGGAGTCACACCGGCTCAGGCCTTGGCGCCGGGCTGAGTGGCCTCGGTGGTGGAGGCAGCGGCCTCGACGGGAGCGGCGGGGACGCTGCCCTGCTGGGCGGCGGCGCGCTCGGCCATGGCCTCCTTGCGCGACAGGCGGATCTTGCCCGTCTTGTCGATGCTCACGACCTTCACGAGCACCTCGTCGCCCTCCTTGAGGATGTCCGAGACGGCCTTGACGCGCTTGTCGGACAGCTCGGAGATGTGGATGAGGCCGTCGGTGCCGGGGAACAGCTCCACGAAGGCGCCGAACTCGGCGATCTTGCGCACCGTGCCCGTGTAGATCTTGCCGATCTCCGCCTCGCGCGTGAGCGCCTGGATCATCGCGATGGCCGACTTGACCGAGTCCACGTTGGAGCTGGCGATGTCCACGCGGCCCGAGTCGTCGATGTTGATGACGGTACCGGTGCGGGCGATGATGTCCTTGATGACCTTGCCGCCCGGCCCGATGACGTTCTTGATGAACTCGGGGCGGATCTGCAGGGTGGTGATGCGAGGCGCGTAGGCGCTGATCTCCTTGCGCGGCTCGGCCATCGTCTTGAGCATCTCGCCGAGGATGTGCAGACGGCCCTGACGCGCCTGCTCCAGCGCGCGGCTCATGATCTCCGTGGTGAGACCGGTGATCTTGATGTCCATCTGGATGGAGGTGATGCCCTGGGCGGTGCCGCACACCTTGAAGTCCATGTCGCCCAGGTGATCCTCGTCACCGAGGATGTCCGAGAGGATGGCGACCTTGTCGCCCTCCTTCACCAGACCCATGGCGATGCCGGCCACGGGCGCCTTGACGGGCACGCCCGCGTCCATGAGCGCCAGGGTGCCGCCGCACACGGAGGCCATGGAGGACGAGCCGTTGGACTCGAGGATCTCCGACACGAGGCGGATGGTGTACGGGAAGCGATCGCTCGCGGGCATCATGTTGCGCAGGGCGCGCTCGGCCAGGGCGCCATGGCCGACCTCGCGACGGCCGGGGCCGCGCAGGGGCTTGGTCTCGTTCACACTGAAGGGCGGGAAGTTGTAGTGCAGCATGAACTTCTTGAAGGACTGGCCGTTGAGCAGCTCCAGGCGCTGCTCGTCCTCGGTGGTGCCCAGCGTGGTGACGACGAGCGCCTGCGTCTCGCCGCGGGTGAAGAGCGCGCTGCCGTGGGTGCGCGGGAGCACGCCCACCTCACAGGAGATGGTACGCACCTCGGCGTGTCCACGGCCACCGATGCGGCCGCCGTCCACGGTGAGCGTGCGCATGTGCTCGTACTTCAGGTCTTCCACCACCTGCTTGGCGTGCTTCTCCACCTGCGGGGTGAAGCCCTCGGCGAGCTGCTCCTTGAGCTTCGCCACGGCCTCCTTCTTGGCCTTGGAGAGCGCGTCGTAGCGCGCGTGCTTCTCCTTGATGGTGTAGCCATGGACGATGCCGTCCCAGACCAGCGCGCGCACCTTGGCCTTGAGATCCTCGGACACCGCGGGGACGCGGTCGTAGGAGCGCTCGGTCTTGTTGAGCGTGCGGCGCAGCTCGTCCTGGAGATCCAGCGCGGGCTGGGCGGACTGCTTGCCGAACTCGAGCGCGGCCACCATCTCCGCCTCGCTCACCTCCTCGGCGCCACCCTCCACCATGACGATGGCCTCGCGGCTGACGGCCAGGACGATGTCCATGTCCGACTGCTCACGCTGCTTGGCGGTGGGGTTGGCGACGAGCTTGCCGCCCACGCGGCCCACGCGGATGCCCGCGATGGGACCGTTGAAGGGGATGTCCGACACCCACAGCGCCGCCGAGGCGCCGGTGATGCCGTGCACGTCCGCCTCGTGCTCGGGGTCCGAGGAGATGACGCTCGCGATG
The nucleotide sequence above comes from Cystobacter fuscus DSM 2262. Encoded proteins:
- a CDS encoding bifunctional serine/threonine-protein kinase/formylglycine-generating enzyme family protein; this encodes MLCQRCGSPVPDNSASCTTCGLKLAGASAGAAPRRRTATVEAPYKPGDTFARRYAIREVIGPGPVGHVFRAQDLEMDVEVALKIINPRLVQMQEERTQFSLALRAGKKLTHPHHMRVYEEGEDRNRPFFTTQLLEEGTTLRRKIEQRVSQGQRFSLKEVEALLVQLAEALDSAHRYGPHSDLKPENIFLLSDQLKVTDYGLALGIPRLPYIQAQKAWKVGCYLAPEYFEGGELDTRMDLYALGIIVGEMLTGQTPEEGEVSELLAYEADLPSGIEALYRRATNANPLARPKSAGEFLSDFTAALSSRPRPAAVRPATQGPGRSKARQQVPFSLTAELATAAPRPNSLPPPVPTTELPALGPPTVQVPTVGHGPPPDADDDDTAVDEVPKVTQEAPVSERTTLELPQVSVTEEIVPPDATQKLDSEALAALMDTDRSPVASAAPAPAPKARAQPVARAEPRPAAKAAAPSSRAATRTDPVIPAVRPSLLSRLWMPLLAVGGLGLGAMAGYGLLKWRQASQAPAAPVAGAPSVAAPREDAAGAEPLLPASECPKGMRRVSGGTFKMGKETAEEGTAAEPLLMPRQVATFCIDEFEFPNQAGAVPRVGVTWEEARAECGKLGKRLCSEDEWEKACKGPGSLRYPYGATFDAKGCNTQGNAGEPAASGSFARCRSGYGVADMSGNVAEWTSSSMGGADRVQKGGAFDRQQPSVRCSARMSAEPDSGSASVGFRCCKGEP
- the dut gene encoding dUTP diphosphatase, encoding MTSPIVVRVRRVRTHPEPLPLPRYETALAAGMDLRADIEGELTLGPLERAAIPTGLALALPPGFEAQLRPRSGLALRHGLTLLNSPGTVDADYRGEVQVVLVNLSSHPFTVKRGERIAQLVVAPVSRVSLVEWEVLDSTERGAGGFGSTGR
- a CDS encoding M23 family metallopeptidase, giving the protein MFSRPTRGLLDFSLAVLCLWTAWHHTPAGALVRRGTAWALGRSSTARPLLSYYEGTGGAVVPRFPPGSPASPLPPLVGAAPVLVSGAPPLAQGTFLALKGLAAEARAPVHALAGELGLAPGALLDEAKGPEAARRLLEALAPEFPEEEVRLAALFAGPIPTRYALARVTAEGGTPSLEHLARHWPSGLEAATGAAAQALALATAFGLAWPVPEHTPVSSPFGYRLHPVLGTRKLHTGVDLVVREGSEVLAVAEGRVRRASEDAVNGRVLIIDHGRGVTTAYCHNSELLVRPGERVARGALVARSGNTGRSTGPHLHYQLALSSQPVDPLRFRTRSRPPPLAGTAGEP
- the pnp gene encoding polyribonucleotide nucleotidyltransferase, whose translation is MHLKKSVKIGEAELSIETGHLAKQADGAVVVRYGDTMLLVTAVSAREKKDVDFLPLTVEFQEKLYAAGRIPGSFFKREGRLTEKETLASRIVDRSMRPLFPEGYAYETQVIASVISSDPEHEADVHGITGASAALWVSDIPFNGPIAGIRVGRVGGKLVANPTAKQREQSDMDIVLAVSREAIVMVEGGAEEVSEAEMVAALEFGKQSAQPALDLQDELRRTLNKTERSYDRVPAVSEDLKAKVRALVWDGIVHGYTIKEKHARYDALSKAKKEAVAKLKEQLAEGFTPQVEKHAKQVVEDLKYEHMRTLTVDGGRIGGRGHAEVRTISCEVGVLPRTHGSALFTRGETQALVVTTLGTTEDEQRLELLNGQSFKKFMLHYNFPPFSVNETKPLRGPGRREVGHGALAERALRNMMPASDRFPYTIRLVSEILESNGSSSMASVCGGTLALMDAGVPVKAPVAGIAMGLVKEGDKVAILSDILGDEDHLGDMDFKVCGTAQGITSIQMDIKITGLTTEIMSRALEQARQGRLHILGEMLKTMAEPRKEISAYAPRITTLQIRPEFIKNVIGPGGKVIKDIIARTGTVINIDDSGRVDIASSNVDSVKSAIAMIQALTREAEIGKIYTGTVRKIAEFGAFVELFPGTDGLIHISELSDKRVKAVSDILKEGDEVLVKVVSIDKTGKIRLSRKEAMAERAAAQQGSVPAAPVEAAASTTEATQPGAKA